A portion of the Vicinamibacterales bacterium genome contains these proteins:
- a CDS encoding MoxR family ATPase: MISPAVGESIDLFRDRFARVTAEVGRRIVGHDEIVELTVTSLLAGGHVLLEGIPGVGKTSLVHALADVLHLSFSRIQFTPDLMPADIVGTYIVQERPHGGTTFEFQPGPIFANVVLADEINRATPKTQSALLEAMQDVSVSVGRTTHRLEEPFLVLATQNPLEMEGTYPLPEAQIDRFFFKLKVGYPNEEAMHGIIERTTGEAAAPLARVLDGPALLEMRRTARALPIARPVQSYAIRLTLGSHPTTSYAPAMVKKYVRYGASPRAAQALVVAGKILALKHGRAFVSPDDIRAAALPALRHRLLLNFEGDADEIDPDAIVAELVNTIAP; this comes from the coding sequence ATGATTTCTCCAGCCGTCGGCGAATCCATTGACCTGTTCCGCGATCGGTTTGCGCGCGTCACCGCCGAAGTCGGACGCCGCATCGTCGGCCACGACGAGATCGTCGAGCTGACGGTCACCAGTCTTCTCGCCGGCGGCCACGTGCTGCTGGAAGGCATTCCCGGCGTCGGCAAGACCAGCCTGGTCCATGCCCTGGCGGACGTGCTGCACCTCTCGTTTTCGCGCATCCAGTTCACCCCCGACCTGATGCCGGCCGACATCGTCGGCACCTACATCGTGCAGGAGCGGCCGCACGGCGGGACGACGTTCGAGTTCCAGCCGGGGCCGATCTTCGCCAACGTCGTGCTCGCGGACGAGATCAACCGCGCCACGCCGAAGACGCAGTCGGCCCTGCTCGAGGCGATGCAGGACGTCAGCGTTTCGGTCGGCCGGACCACTCACCGGCTCGAGGAACCGTTCCTCGTCCTGGCCACGCAGAACCCGCTCGAGATGGAAGGCACGTATCCGCTGCCCGAGGCGCAGATCGATCGCTTCTTCTTCAAGCTCAAGGTCGGGTACCCGAACGAGGAGGCGATGCACGGCATTATCGAGCGCACGACGGGAGAGGCCGCGGCGCCGCTCGCCCGCGTCCTCGACGGCCCCGCCCTGCTCGAGATGCGGCGCACCGCGCGGGCGCTGCCGATCGCACGGCCGGTGCAGAGCTACGCGATTCGGTTGACGCTCGGGTCCCACCCGACGACGTCCTACGCGCCGGCGATGGTGAAGAAGTACGTCCGCTACGGCGCCAGCCCGCGTGCGGCGCAGGCGCTGGTCGTCGCCGGCAAGATCCTGGCGCTCAAACACGGCCGCGCATTCGTGTCGCCCGACGACATCCGCGCCGCCGCGCTGCCCGCGCTCCGCCATCGTCTCCTGCTCAACTTCGAAGGCGACGCGGACGAAATCGATCCCGACGCCATCGTCGCGGAACTCGTCAACACGATCGCCCCCTAG
- a CDS encoding DUF58 domain-containing protein, giving the protein MPLRFQDDFLRRLGYLRVIATRDFAGRNRADRRTRRRGRGIEFADHRPYVPGDDVRHIDWKAYNRLRRLLILLFEEERDLPIYLTLDLSASMAEPRKFELARQVVAAVCYIGLAHLDRVRVLAFSGGKLVQELAPGRGKGRIFGVFQMLDALQPGGPTNLRDAFKTFVSRPRPAGLVVVVSDFLDPAGFEQALKILHTRGHDVAVVHIASALDRDPSAFGEVRVVDAESGEWRELDVTPRLAAAHARAWDEHAEHLARFCARYGLKYIRADVGRPIEDLMLKGFRQGRVVE; this is encoded by the coding sequence ATGCCGCTCAGGTTTCAAGACGACTTCCTTCGGCGGCTCGGCTATCTCCGGGTCATCGCGACGCGCGACTTCGCCGGCCGCAATCGCGCCGACCGCCGGACGCGCCGGCGCGGACGGGGCATCGAGTTCGCGGACCATCGCCCGTACGTCCCGGGAGACGACGTGCGGCACATCGACTGGAAGGCGTACAACCGGCTGCGGCGGCTGCTGATCCTCCTGTTCGAGGAGGAACGCGATCTTCCGATCTACCTCACGCTCGATCTCAGCGCCTCCATGGCCGAGCCGCGCAAGTTCGAGCTGGCGCGGCAGGTGGTGGCCGCGGTGTGCTACATCGGGCTGGCGCACCTGGATCGCGTGCGCGTGCTGGCATTCTCCGGCGGCAAGCTGGTGCAGGAGCTGGCGCCCGGACGCGGCAAGGGACGCATCTTCGGCGTCTTCCAGATGCTCGACGCCCTGCAGCCGGGCGGCCCCACGAATCTGCGGGACGCGTTCAAGACATTCGTCTCGCGCCCGCGGCCCGCGGGGCTGGTCGTGGTCGTCTCGGACTTTCTCGATCCTGCAGGATTCGAACAGGCGCTGAAGATCCTGCACACGCGGGGGCACGACGTCGCCGTCGTCCACATCGCGTCGGCGCTCGACCGCGATCCGTCGGCGTTCGGGGAAGTGCGCGTCGTCGACGCCGAGAGCGGCGAGTGGCGCGAGCTGGACGTGACGCCGCGGCTCGCCGCGGCGCACGCCAGGGCCTGGGACGAGCATGCCGAGCACCTCGCCCGCTTCTGCGCCCGCTACGGCCTCAAGTACATCCGCGCTGACGTGGGGCGGCCGATCGAGGATCTGATGCTCAAGGGCTTCCGCCAGGGGCGCGTCGTCGAATGA
- a CDS encoding BatA domain-containing protein — translation MTIAFAAAAVALAAYLFFRKLRPARVAVPSLLLWSRVLADPRQVTLWDRIRRAVSLIVTCAIAAALAFAIGDPRRTGSPSEGDGTRTLVVLDASLSMLARTTGGTRWERALGEARRIAAAAGGEVAVATTSDGIIEGPTADRALIDAALDRLAPGGAAGAWPELEDAHAVHFITDGTAAPPADQTVTVHSVYQAASNVAITAFDVRQGDAGQTEIYLEATNFGPRTDARISVRRGEATILQRSVAIEDGQSVRHLIPIATAGAPRLTARVDAGDDALPIDDEASAWIAAADPIAVTVVGAQTTWLAKLLTQSPNVKPAFVSPADYKPSGENVVIFDEWAPPALPPVPALLFHPPATDAEDPQWIAVGTHPVLRGVDPLTLSIARAAQYGADGLTPIAASTRELPLISVRDRIDASRMVVVAFGARGSNLADAPAFPVLIGNALDWLSAHDDAAARRPGLALFDPSVERVTDPNGTPLPLVRFPAETVATLRTPGFYSVERRGSRSTFAVNAGDPRLSNLRQAPAGQAAQASLAAAALRSRPWWIYLAGLAFAAALVEWWTWLRRITV, via the coding sequence ATGACGATCGCGTTTGCCGCGGCGGCGGTCGCGCTCGCCGCGTATCTGTTCTTCCGCAAGCTGCGGCCGGCGCGTGTCGCGGTGCCCTCGCTGCTCCTCTGGTCGCGCGTGCTCGCCGACCCGCGGCAGGTCACGTTGTGGGACCGGATCCGGCGGGCGGTGTCGCTGATCGTGACCTGCGCCATTGCCGCCGCGCTCGCATTCGCGATCGGCGATCCGCGCCGCACCGGCTCGCCGAGCGAGGGGGACGGCACGCGGACGCTCGTCGTGCTCGACGCATCGCTGTCGATGCTCGCCCGGACGACAGGCGGCACGCGATGGGAGCGTGCGCTCGGCGAAGCCAGACGAATCGCCGCCGCGGCGGGCGGCGAGGTGGCGGTGGCGACGACGAGCGACGGGATCATCGAAGGGCCGACGGCCGACCGTGCGCTGATCGATGCCGCGCTCGACCGCCTGGCGCCCGGCGGCGCTGCGGGTGCGTGGCCGGAGCTCGAGGATGCCCATGCGGTGCACTTCATCACCGACGGGACGGCGGCCCCTCCGGCGGATCAAACCGTCACCGTTCATTCGGTGTATCAGGCCGCGTCGAACGTGGCGATCACCGCGTTCGACGTGCGCCAGGGGGACGCGGGGCAGACCGAGATCTATCTCGAGGCGACGAACTTCGGGCCGCGCACCGACGCGCGCATCTCGGTTCGGCGCGGAGAGGCCACCATCCTGCAGCGAAGCGTCGCCATCGAGGACGGCCAGTCCGTCAGACACCTCATTCCGATCGCCACTGCCGGCGCGCCGCGGCTGACCGCGCGGGTGGACGCCGGTGACGACGCGCTGCCGATAGACGACGAGGCCTCCGCATGGATCGCGGCAGCCGATCCGATCGCGGTCACGGTCGTCGGTGCGCAGACCACGTGGCTGGCGAAGCTGTTGACGCAGAGCCCGAACGTGAAGCCGGCGTTCGTCTCCCCCGCCGACTACAAACCTTCCGGCGAGAACGTCGTCATTTTCGACGAGTGGGCGCCGCCGGCGCTGCCTCCCGTGCCGGCACTGTTGTTCCATCCGCCGGCAACGGACGCCGAGGATCCGCAGTGGATTGCCGTGGGGACGCATCCGGTGCTGCGCGGGGTCGATCCGCTGACGTTGTCGATCGCGCGCGCGGCGCAGTACGGCGCGGACGGCCTGACGCCGATCGCCGCGTCGACGCGCGAGCTGCCGTTGATATCGGTCCGCGATCGGATCGATGCGTCGAGGATGGTCGTCGTCGCCTTCGGCGCCCGCGGATCCAACCTCGCCGATGCGCCCGCGTTCCCGGTGTTGATCGGCAACGCGCTGGACTGGCTGTCGGCGCACGACGACGCGGCGGCGCGGCGTCCCGGGCTGGCGCTGTTCGATCCATCCGTGGAGCGGGTGACCGACCCGAACGGGACCCCGCTGCCGCTCGTCCGCTTTCCCGCTGAAACGGTGGCGACGCTCCGGACGCCGGGGTTCTACAGCGTCGAACGGCGCGGGTCGCGATCCACCTTCGCGGTCAACGCGGGCGATCCGCGGCTCTCCAACCTGCGGCAGGCGCCGGCGGGTCAGGCGGCTCAGGCCTCGCTCGCGGCGGCCGCGCTGCGCAGCCGTCCGTGGTGGATCTATCTCGCGGGATTGGCGTTCGCGGCCGCGCTCGTCGAGTGGTGGACCTGGCTGCGGCGGATTACGGTGTGA